The Thermococcus celericrescens genomic interval CGCCCATGGCGGCGGCGTTCAGGTCCCAGCGCTTGACGATGAAGTACCCGAGGACCGGGATGAAGATGGCGGCCATTATGGCATCTTCCCTCCATGTGGCCCTGCCGAGGTCCCCAAAGCTCCAGTAAACCATGGCGGCGAGCTGTAGCTCGTCGGCGAAGTACTGGGCGAGGGTGGTCAGGGCCACGAACAGGGAGCTCATGGCGACGCCCGCCAGGATTATCGCCTCCGGGCTCAGTCCCCTCAGCTTCGCGAGGAGCAGTATTACCGCCGTGGCGCTTATCGCCCCCATGAAGGCGAAGAGGACGACCACGTAGGGGTTGTCAAGGGATATCCTGCCGGAGCTCTCGGCATAGCCGGCTCCGAGAAGTATCGCGAGGGAGGCCCCGAACATCGCGCCATGGGAAACCCCCATCGTGAAGGGCGTGGCCAGTGGGTTCCTGAGGAAGCCCTGCATGACGGCGCCGGCCACGGCCAGGGTGGCCCCCACGAGGAGGCCCGCGGTTATGCGGGGAAGCCTGACTTTCCAGACGACGAGGCCCGCGCCCCCGCTCCCTCCCCCGAGGAGCGCCTCCAGAACCTCGCGGGGTGTGAGTTCATACGAGCCGTGGGAGAGGGAGTACAGGCTAACCAGGGCCGTGAGGAGAAAGAGGAAAAGGCCAATGGAGAGCTTTTTGGCGGTGTACCTCTCGTAGTCCATGGTGATCACGGTGACGTCGGTAGTGAGTGCTTCACAGTTCCGTTGGAGAGGTCTATGCTCCCGAAGCCTCCGAACTGGTCCGCCATGACGGCGTAAACGGACTTTCCGAGGAGGAACCTGTATATCTCGTCCGCCTTCTCAGCCGGGTCTATGTCTTTAAAGCGCTCGGGATAGAGGACTTTTCCTATGAAGTAGGCATCCGCCAGGGCCGTGCCTATGTTGGTGGTGTAGAAGTTGTACGGCAGCATGCCGTAAACGTTGCCCTCTTTCACGGCGCTGAGGGAGTTGTAGAAGTCGGGGTTCTTTCTATAGTCGTCGAGGACGAGTTTTAGACCACCCTCGTCTATGAAGATGTACTCCGGCTGCCATTCGAGGAGCTTTTCCACGTCGATGGATTTGTGGCCGCTTCCCAGCTCATCGGCGACGTTCTTTGCATGAACTGCCGCAAACGGCGGGTATCCTGCCTCCGTGCTCTCTATCCCGTGGGCGCCCTTGTAGCCGATGCCCCCTACGTATGCGCTCCTCGGCTCGACGCCTTCTGTGCGCTTCAGGAGGTCCTCCTGCGCGGATTTGAGGAAGGCTATGACCTCCTCGGCGCGCTTCTCCCTGTTGAGAATCCTCCCGGCCAGCTCGAGCGATTTGAACAGCTCCTCATTATCAAAGGTCGCCAGCTCCCCGTAGCTGAGCACGACGACGGGTATTCCCGTCTTCTCCTGTATCTCGTCTGCGGTCTTGACATCGACGTAGGTGATGAATATCACGTCCGGTTCGAGCTTTATCAGGGCCTCGAAATCCGGCAGCTTTCCGGGGCCACCAGGACCTATGCTGGGAAGCTCTTTAAGCTCGGGATGGGCTATGATGTACGGCCTTCCGAAACTGTAGCGCTTTTCGAAGTCCTCCACCCCAACGACCATGTCGCTTGCGTTGAGGTAAACAACCAGTCTGAGCGCACCCGGCCCCGCTGCAACGACCCTTTCAACGTGGGCCGGAACCTCTATGGTTCTTCCCAGGGCATCGGTGACGGTTATGGTTCCGGTCGTGGTTTCTGATCCGCTTTTCTCCGCGGCGTTTCCGATGCACCCGCTCAGAGAGACGGTCAGCAGTATGAGGAAAACCGCGAGCAGCCGTTTCATAACTTTTCCCATGTCAGCACCCCCTTGGAGCGGTTTGGTTGATCTCCACTATGCCCTTACCGACGACCCCTAGGTACGCCTCGCCGGCGCAGCGGAGGCAGAAGGGTTCGCCGTTTATGTAAACCGCCTTCGACTCCATGAACAGCTCGCCACACTTTGAGCAGCGGGCGCTCTCAACTATCGGCGCCTGTTCTATGGGGGGAACCTTTACGCTCTCGATTTTGAATTCTTCTTTGGGGAGGTGGAGCATGGTTCTCGCCGCCCTCTCCCACAGTTCCCACAGGCGCTTTCTCTCCTCTTCGGTTCCCCTCCGCTCCCTGACGACCTTGTTGAACAGTTTGAGGGCTTCGGGGGGATAGTGCCTCCTCAGCTTTTCCCCGTCGGCGTAAACCCTGACGCCCTCCCAGGTGGAGCGCCTGACGAGCGTCAGGGCGGTTTTTCCGAGGTCGATGTACACCAGCGAATTGTTGCCGAGGGTGCAGCCTGTGGTGACCTGGACGCCGTCGGTGAAGCAGCTGTTGATCTCGACTATCGCGAGTATGGACTCATCGACGCTGCCGGAGTAGTCGAGTCTCCCAACCCCGAGTTCCTCCATCGCTATCAGCGATGCCCTTATCCCCAGGGCGAGGTAGGGACAAACGTGGCCGTGGAACTCTCTCGCGTATTCCAGTATTCCATCGACGTTTCTCTCTGCCACTAACCTGTTGAGCTCAAGCATTGTATCACCAATTTCAGATCAAGTAGCACGATTTTTAACACTTTTTTGATATGGGTGTTATAAACAAAAGGTTGGATAGCCGAGGCTCTGGCCCGGGACAACTCCCGGGAGGGCACCAGGCGATCTAAACGTTTCTTCCCTTTAGCTTTTCAACGTCCCCGCGGGTGTTCACGTTGAATAAGCTCTCCCGCCATTCCTCTGGCAGTTCCTCGATATCCACGTAACAGGCGTCGCTTTCCCGCACGGCCCTGTTTATAGCGTAGTTTCCCTCCTCAATCTTTTCCCTAAGAAGCGGGAGGAAATCCTGAGAATATGCCGCATGGAGCGGTTCGAGGTAGCCGTTTGCCCATCTCGGCACGCAGGCTGGCTTTTTTGCCTCCAGGAACCTATCGATGATGAAATCAATGAACCCGGGGACAATGAGCGGCATGTCCCCGGCCACCACGAAGGCATCACCGAGGCTCAGCGCGGTGTAGATGCCGCCTATTGGGCCGATCATGAGTGTATCGACGAGGACGTCGTAGCCGAGCGCTTCAATCATGTCCGCATTCTCCCTGGATGAGATTACCACTATCTCGTCGACCCCCCTTGCCAGTTCAACCCTCTCGATGGTGTGGAGAATGAGGGGCTTCCCGTCGATTCTGACGAGGAGCTTGTCGCCCCCGAAGCGCCTGCTCCTGCCTCCCGCTAGGACCGCCCCGATCACGCCTTACACCTCAGAACGGGTCGCTTCAAGGGTATCTCACCTAAAAGAACCGCCGGCTGACGTCACTTCTCTTTTATCAACGGCATCAAAATGGGAAACAAAAGGGGAGGAACTCACTCCTCCGGCTTCGGGAGGGTGACCTCGACGCCGATGGTCTTCCACATTGCTTTTATCTGCTCGCGCATGACGTCGATGGCCTCGGGCTGCTTGAAGAGGTGCTTGAACCTGCCCTGGAGCTTGAGGTACTCCTCGATGGGCTTCTTGAACTCGATGGCAACTACGCGACCGCCCTCGCGCTTGACCTTGGCGCCTCCTCCCGGAGCCTGTATCTTGATGTTCCAAAGGTCGCCGTTCTCGATCTCAAAGAGCGGCCAGACGCCGGTCTCGATGGCGAGCCTGGCGATCTCGACACCCTTCTCGAGCGGGCTCTTCCATCCGGTCGGGCAGGTACACTGGACCTGGACGAAGGCCGGGCCGTCCACCTTGGCGGCCTTCTTCATCTTCTTGACGAAGTCGAACGGGTTGCCTATGCTGGC includes:
- a CDS encoding FmdE family protein, which codes for MLELNRLVAERNVDGILEYAREFHGHVCPYLALGIRASLIAMEELGVGRLDYSGSVDESILAIVEINSCFTDGVQVTTGCTLGNNSLVYIDLGKTALTLVRRSTWEGVRVYADGEKLRRHYPPEALKLFNKVVRERRGTEEERKRLWELWERAARTMLHLPKEEFKIESVKVPPIEQAPIVESARCSKCGELFMESKAVYINGEPFCLRCAGEAYLGVVGKGIVEINQTAPRGC
- a CDS encoding thiamine pyrophosphate-dependent enzyme; this encodes ENAAAAASGVEAAWKKLGRKGKILAIGGDGGTADIGMQALSGMLERWHNVVYLMYDNEAYMNTGIQRSSSTPYGAWTTTSPPGKYSIGEDKPKKWVALIAAAHQVPYVATASIGNPFDFVKKMKKAAKVDGPAFVQVQCTCPTGWKSPLEKGVEIARLAIETGVWPLFEIENGDLWNIKIQAPGGGAKVKREGGRVVAIEFKKPIEEYLKLQGRFKHLFKQPEAIDVMREQIKAMWKTIGVEVTLPKPEE
- the mobA gene encoding molybdenum cofactor guanylyltransferase MobA produces the protein MIGAVLAGGRSRRFGGDKLLVRIDGKPLILHTIERVELARGVDEIVVISSRENADMIEALGYDVLVDTLMIGPIGGIYTALSLGDAFVVAGDMPLIVPGFIDFIIDRFLEAKKPACVPRWANGYLEPLHAAYSQDFLPLLREKIEEGNYAINRAVRESDACYVDIEELPEEWRESLFNVNTRGDVEKLKGRNV
- a CDS encoding iron ABC transporter substrate-binding protein; this encodes MKRLLAVFLILLTVSLSGCIGNAAEKSGSETTTGTITVTDALGRTIEVPAHVERVVAAGPGALRLVVYLNASDMVVGVEDFEKRYSFGRPYIIAHPELKELPSIGPGGPGKLPDFEALIKLEPDVIFITYVDVKTADEIQEKTGIPVVVLSYGELATFDNEELFKSLELAGRILNREKRAEEVIAFLKSAQEDLLKRTEGVEPRSAYVGGIGYKGAHGIESTEAGYPPFAAVHAKNVADELGSGHKSIDVEKLLEWQPEYIFIDEGGLKLVLDDYRKNPDFYNSLSAVKEGNVYGMLPYNFYTTNIGTALADAYFIGKVLYPERFKDIDPAEKADEIYRFLLGKSVYAVMADQFGGFGSIDLSNGTVKHSLPTSP